The Fusobacterium sp. DD2 genome contains a region encoding:
- a CDS encoding citrulline utilization hydrolase CtlX, with the protein MNRQVTNKIVMVRPAQFYFNAQTAVNNQYQHEDNESIENIQKRALNEFDSFVKQLRDKGVTVEIIDDTVEPSTPDSIFPNNWFSTHNDKKIVLYPMYAQNRRMELEKFKDRLLEISKTKESVVIDYSPKAKENIFLEGTGSIVLDRINKKAFCSLSPRSDKNLFLQFCKDTGFKPVTFTAYQDGNQIYHTNVMMGIGENKAVICLDCIVDKAERENVVAELKDSNKEIIEISLEQVKNFLGNVLEVLGKDGKRYIVISKTAYNSMTKEQIEKVEKDTEIICADVSTIEYYGGGSVRCMLGEIF; encoded by the coding sequence ATGAATAGACAAGTTACAAATAAAATAGTTATGGTAAGACCTGCACAGTTTTATTTTAATGCCCAAACAGCAGTAAATAATCAATATCAACATGAGGATAATGAAAGCATAGAAAATATACAAAAAAGAGCTCTTAATGAGTTTGATTCATTTGTAAAACAGTTGAGAGATAAAGGAGTTACTGTTGAGATAATTGATGATACTGTAGAGCCATCAACACCAGACAGTATATTTCCAAATAACTGGTTCAGTACTCACAATGATAAGAAAATAGTGTTATATCCAATGTATGCTCAAAATAGAAGAATGGAATTGGAAAAATTTAAAGATAGACTTCTTGAAATATCTAAAACAAAAGAGAGTGTTGTAATAGATTATAGTCCAAAGGCAAAAGAAAATATCTTTTTAGAAGGTACTGGTAGTATAGTTTTAGATAGAATAAATAAAAAGGCTTTCTGTTCACTTTCTCCACGTTCAGATAAAAATCTATTTTTACAATTTTGCAAAGATACAGGATTTAAGCCAGTAACTTTTACAGCTTATCAGGATGGAAATCAGATATATCACACTAATGTAATGATGGGAATAGGAGAAAATAAAGCTGTAATCTGTCTTGACTGTATTGTAGATAAAGCTGAAAGAGAAAATGTAGTTGCAGAACTTAAAGATAGTAATAAGGAGATAATTGAGATATCGCTTGAACAGGTTAAGAATTTTCTTGGAAATGTGCTAGAAGTATTAGGAAAAGATGGAAAAAGATATATTGTTATCTCTAAAACTGCTTATAATTCAATGACTAAAGAGCAGATTGAAAAAGTTGAAAAAGATACTGAGATAATATGTGCAGATGTGAGCACAATAGAATATTATGGTGGCGGATCTGTTAGATGTATGTTAGGAGAGATATTCTAA